In Raphanus sativus cultivar WK10039 chromosome 5, ASM80110v3, whole genome shotgun sequence, the following proteins share a genomic window:
- the LOC108805176 gene encoding VIN3-like protein 1, which translates to MDTKSKISQQSRKNHNKSSKKHDANNKKHQQEDDVVVVTTNNSWICKNASCRANVPKDDSFCKRCSCCVCHSFDENKDPSLWLVCESEKPNGVEFCGLSCHVECAFREDKVGVTSVGNVMKLDGCFCCYSCGKVSDVLGCWKKQLVAAKDARRRDVLFYRIELSYRLLDETCRFSELHEVVKAAKSMLEDEVGPLDGPSARTDRGIVSRLPVASEVQDLCTSAIKMAEDWSANVARDSIPAACRFHFENVESTRVTLRLIELPSAEECGVKGYRLWCFKKGETPEDDQFLDFGRAERRILLADLQPCKEYMFRVVSYTEGGFLGHSNGRCVTKSVEILQQRRVDSVDGRTRRRIDLLGNNNQASDGEEKSSISSGFQIRQLGKYVELAEAQEDGLLDAFYDVDTDKSSEPEEELPPRQPLGFDLNVVSVPDLNEEFTQLDSSGGEDNGVPLDSLAEADVGNGNGNGNYNDDDDDTVSNGTQKMVKSDGSGDDPEFDFLTTRKRKADSNSHESENNECDSSPIDDTLEKCMKVVRWLEREGHIEKTFRIRFLTWFGLSSTAQEQSVVSTFVQTLEDDPSSLAEQLLHVFSDVVSNKRPSNGS; encoded by the exons ATGGATACGAAATCGAAGATCTCGCAGCAGTCCCGCAAGAATCACAACAAGTCAAGCAAGAAGCACGACGCTAACAACAAGAAACATCAACAAGAAGACGACGTCGTCGTCGTAACCACCAACAACTCGTGGATCTGCAAGAACGCGTCTTGCAGAGCCAACGTGCCGAAAGACGACTCCTTTTGCAAGAGGTGTTCTTGTTGCGTCTGCCATTCTTTCGACGAGAACAAAGATCCGAGCCTCTGGCTAGTCTGTGAGTCCGAGAAACCGAACGGCGTCGAGTTCTGTGGCTTGTCGTGCCACGTGGAGTGTGCCTTTCGCGAAGACAAGGTTGGGGTTACTAGTGTTGGGAACGTGATGAAGCTTGATGGGTGTTTCTGTTGCTACTCTTGCGGCAAAGTTTCTGACGTTCTTGG GTGTTGGAAGAAGCAGCTTGTGGCAGCAAAGGATGCGCGACGGAGAGACGTTCTATTTTACAGGATAGAGTTGAGTTACAGGCTTCTCGATGAGACTTGTCGGTTTTCTGAGTTACATGAGGTTGTTAAAGCTGCTAAGTCTATGCTGGAAGATGAAGTCGGTCCTCTTGATGGGCCTTCTGCGAGAACTGACCGTGGCATTGTTAGTAGGCTTCCTGTTGCGAGCGAGGTGCAGGACCTCTGCACTTCTGCTATCAAAATGGCTGAGGATTGGTCAGCCAATGTAGCCAGAG ATTCGATTCCTGCTGCATGCAGGTTTCATTTTGAAAATGTTGAGTCTACACGAGTGACGCTTCGACTAATTGAGCTCCCTAGTGCTGAAGAATGTGGAGTAAAGGGTTATAGGTTATGGTGTTTCAAGAAAGGAGAGACGCCTGAAGATGATCAGTTTCTTGATTTCGGTAGAGCTGAGAGGAGGATATTGTTAGCTGACCTTCAGCCTTGCAAGGAGTACATGTTCCGTGTTGTATCTTACACAGAAGGTGGGTTTTTAGGTCATTCTAACGGTAGATGCGTTACCAAGAGCGTTGAGATATTGCAGCAAAGACGTGTTGACTCAGTGGATGGTAGGACGAGAAGGAGAATTGATTTGTTAGGAAATAATAATCAGGCTTCAGATGGAGAGGAGAAAAGCAGCATTTCCTCGGGATTCCAGATCCGGCAACTTGGAAAGTATGTGGAATTGGCTGAAGCTCAGGAGGATGGCCTGCTTGACGCGTTTTACGATGTAGATACTGATAAAAGCAGTGAACCAGAGGAAGAACTGCCACCTCGACAACCACTTGGGTTTGACCTAAATGTAGTATCAGTACCAGACTTGAATGAGGAGTTCACTCAACTTGATTCTTCTGGAGGTGAAGACAATGGAGTGCCGTTGGATTCACTAGCTGAGGCTGATGTTGGTAACGGTAACGGTAATGGTAActataatgatgatgatgatgatacagTGTCTAACGGTACACAGAAGATGGTGAAATCAGATGGAAGTGGTGATGATCCCGAGTTTGATTTCCTCACGACTAGGAAGAGGAAAGCAGATTCAAACAGTCATGAATCAGAGAACAACGAGTGTGACAGTTCGCCGATTGATGACACTCTTGAGAAATGCATGAAGGTGGTTAGGTGGCTTGAGCGGGAAGGCCACATCGAGAAAACATTCAGGATCAGGTTCTTGACATGGTTCGGCTTGAGCTCGACTGCTCAAGAGCAATCTGTTGTGAGCACATTTGTGCAGACTCTAGAAGATGATCCAAGCAGCCTTGCTGAGCAGCTTCTTCATGTATTCTCTGATGTTGTCTCCAACAAAAGGCCAAGCAATGGATCTTGA
- the LOC108808380 gene encoding uncharacterized protein LOC108808380, translated as MVRPPRHGLGGKSRSKSKRTKDGAGASGQGGADGANPSVVLPNPSIGVDSATGLPRARIIPTEIQGSLAEQQQKVAEETRQQLEQAELTRQLQKQAEEAARQLQNDMEVEGESSHAGDQGGRGIGTGNVGANQGNQLVEPSMKEVLDAIRLMGSQMLAMAQVITPLVNSSVGQAPQVQVMVPEAAGRVAPVDEVIELDPPARRAGKVDYLKVLEHISRLGTKHFAGSTDPMEADEWRDRLARNFKSTRCPEEYQRDIAVHFLEGDAHNWWLSVDKRTNGSIEKFSDFEVEFNHKYFPAEAWDRLEAKKYVGKELEDEKVQVRRFIRGLRVELRTYCSVCTFRTVSELVERMAMLETNLAEEARLKTRSQASGTCHAGDRKRKRDSGDEGKSSCGRPECQKCGRRHGGECWRAMGACTRCGKMDHSVRDCPGPDQSRGQAAGGDSSTCFQCGKAGHFRKDCPKLQAGSGRMKSEVSKPEPSRGQTSAPRVYELSKDTDEAKPFMPVDLVVVQLKNHEVILGMDWLGKNRATLDCHRGRVLFESGCGPPIRFQGIRPTSGCLVVSAVQAERMLERGCEAYIATITTKEVVGGGNPDGIPLVSEFEDVFRSPQSISPDRSDPFIIELEPGTAPMSKSPYRMAPAEMAELKKQLEELLDKGFIRPSVSPWGAPVLFVKKKDGSFRLCIDYRGLNRVTIKNKYPLPRIDELLDQLKGARWFSKIDLASGYHQIPIEPSDIKKTAFRTRYGHYEFVVMPFGLTNAPAAFMKMMNGTFRDFLDEFVIIFIDDILVYSKSKEDHERHLRAVLGRLREQQLFAKLSKCSFWQKSIGFLGHIVSSEGVSVDPEKVVAIKAWPQPKNATEVRSFLGLADYYRKFVKGFASLAQPMTQLTGKDVKFVWSEECEKSFSALKDMLTSAPVLVLPEEDQPCVVYTDASITGLGCVLTQHGKVIAYASRQLRKHEGNYPTHDLEMAAVVFALKIWRSYLYGAKVQILTDHKSLKYIFTQPELNLRQRRWMEFVADYDLDITYYPGKANLVADALSRRRAEVSAEKEADILEGMVRSLNLNTLASADEPLGLEAVDQADLLTRICAAQKLDENLQKMYRDLKRYYHWVRMKTDVAEWVAKCPICQLVKAEHQVPSGLLQSLPIPEWKWDHITMDFVTGFPTTRNKKDAVWVVVDRLTKSAHFLAIKKGDGVDEIVQIYINEIVRFHGVPASIMKEAQDRQKSYADKRRKHLEFEVGDLVYLKMITFRGRTRVSGRRKLDPRYLGPFRITDRVGAVAYKLDLPSAMDAYHNVFHVSQLRKCLSEHDVVLPEIPKDLGKNLTLETRPVRIIDRAEKATRKKTVPMIKVVWESNGKDIITWETEARMKVEYPEWYDQYVSEDALGLDSRTNPYQVGETCHVPDPR; from the exons atgGTCAGGCCGCCAAGacatggattg GGTGGTAAGAGTCGGAGCAAGTCCAAGAGGACTAAGGATGGAGCTGGAGCATCTGGCCAAGGTGGCGCGGATGGAGCCAATCCAAGTGTGGTGCTGCCTAACCCAAGCATTGGTGTGGACAGTGCAACTGGATTGCCTCGAGCTCGGATCATTCCGACTGAGATTCAAGGGAGCCTAGCTGAACAGCAGCAGAAGGTAGCTGAGGAAACTAGGCAGCAGCTGGAACAAGCTGAGCTAACAAGGCAGCTGCAAAAGCaagctgaggaagctgcaaGGCAGTTGCAGAATGACATGGAGGTTGAGGGAGAGTCCTCACATGCTGGTGATCAGGGCGGCCGTGGCATTGGTACAGGCAATGTTGGGGCCAACCAAGGAAATCAGCTGGTGGAACCTTCCATGAAGGAGGTGCTTGATGCAATCAGGctcatgggtagtcagatgTTGGCTATGGCCCAAGTGATCACTCCATTGGTGAATTCATCAGTGGGGCAAGCTCCACAAGTTCAGGTGATGGTACCAGAAGCTGCTGGACGAGTTGCACCGgttgatgaggtgattgaacTCGATCCACCAGCTAGAAGAGCTGGTAAGGTGGATTACCTGAAGGTTCTGGAGCACATATctcgcctagggacaaagcactttgctggaagtaCTGATCCTATGGAGGCGGATGAATGGAGGGACAGACTAGCCCGAAACTTCAaatctacaaggtgccctgaggagtaccagagagacatagcagtgcacttcctggagggagatgcacacaactggtggctgtctgtggacaagcgcaccaatggttctattgagaagttctcagactttgaggttgagttcaaccataAGTACTTcccagctgaagcatgggatcgtttggaggccaa gaagtatgtgggtaaggaattggaggatgagaaggtgcaggtccgcaggttcataagaggccttagggtcgaactccggacctactgctcagtctgtaccttccgtactgtctctgagttggtggagcgCATGGCAATGCTGGAAACTAACCTTGCTGAAGAGGCCAGGCTCAAGACTAGGAGTCAGGCAAGTGGTACTTGTCAtgctggtgaccggaagaggaaAAGAGATTCAGGTGATGAGGGCAAGTCCTCATGTGGAAGGCCGGAGTGCCAAAAGTGTGGAAGGCGCCATggtggtgagtgctggagagctatgggagcttgcacaaggtgtggcaagatggaccacTCAGTTCGGGACTGTCCTGGACCGGATCAGAGTCGTGGTCAAGCGGCTGGTGGTGACTCTAGTACTTGTTTCCAGTGTGGGAAGGCCGGACACTTCCGAAAGGACTGTCCTAAGCTTCAGGCTGGATCAGGTAGGATGAAGTCTGAGGTTAGCAAGCCGGAACCAAGCCGTGGCCAGACATCTGCACCAAGGGTCTATGAGTTGTCTAAGGACACTGATGAGGCCAAGCCTTTcatg cctgtggatcttgttgtggtccaactcaagaatcatgaggtgatcttgggtatggactggcttggaaagaatcgggccaccttagactgtcaccgggggagggtgctgtttgagagtgggtgtggacccccgatcaggttccaaggtattcgtccaacctctggatgcttagtggtatcagcagtccaagcggaaaggatgcttgagcggggttgtgaggcttatattgccacaatcaccactaaggaggttgttgggggtggtaacccggacgggattccgctggtcagtgagtttgaggatgtgtttaggtctcCACAGAGCATttcccctgataggtcagacccattcataatagaactggaaccagggacggccccaatgtcaaaaagtccctaccgcatggctcctgctgagatggccgagctaaagaaacaactagaggagttgttggataagggtttcatacgccctagtgtgtcgccttggggagcaccagtcctctttgtgaagaagaaggatggtagctttaggctgtgtattgactatcgagggctgaatagggttactatcaagaataagtacccattgcctcggatagatgagctgttggatcagcttaagggagcaaggtggttctctaagattgacttggcttcagggtatcatcagatcccaattgaaccaagtgatataaagaagactgcattcagaaccaggtatggccactatgagtttgtggttatgccatttggtctgaccaatgcaccagcagcattcatgaagatgatgaatggtaccttccgagacttcttggatgaatttgtaatcatcttcatagATGACATACTTGTATATTCCAAGAGCAAGGAGGATCATGAAAGGCATCTTCGGGCTGTGCTGGGGAGgttgagagagcagcagctctttgctaagttaagcaagtgtagcttctggcaaaagagcattggcttccttggaCACATTGTGTCAAGTGAAGGTGTGTCTGTTGATCCAGAGAAGGTAGTGGCCATAAAGGCATGGCCTCAGCCTAAGAATGCCACAGAAGTCAGGAGCTTCTTAGGGCTGGCCGACTACTACAGGAAGTTTGTGAAAGGCTTTGCTAGTTTGGCACAGCCTATGACTCAGCTGACAGGAAAGGATGTCAAGTTTGTATGGTCAGAGGAGTGTGAGAAAAGTTTCTCTGCGCTTAAGGACATGCTCACTAGTGCACCAGTCCTTGTCCTAcctgaggaggaccaaccatgtgtggtgtacacagacgcctccattactggattaggctgtgtactgacccaacatgggaaggtcattgcgTATGCCTCAAGGCAACTAaggaagcatgagggtaatTACCCAACACATGATCTGGAGATGGCAGCTGTGGTGTTTGccctgaagatttggagatcatatCTATATGGTGCCAAGGTGCAGATACTTACAGACCACAAGAGTCTGAAGTATATCTTCACTCAGCCTGAGTTGAACTTAAGGCAAagaaggtggatggagtttgtggcagattatgatctggacataacttactatccagggaaggccaacttagtggctgatgctttgagccggagaagggctgaggtatcagctgagaaggaggctgatatattggaagggatggtccggtcactcaaCCTTAACACACTGGCTAGTGCTGATGAGCCATTGGGGTTGGAGGCAgtggatcaggctgatctccttaccaggatttgtgcagctcagaagctggatgagaaccttcaaaag atgtacagagatttgaagaggtattaccattgggtgcgcatgaagactgatgtggccgagtgggtggcaaaGTGTCCCATTTGCCAATTGGTCAAGGCAGAGCACCAAGTACCCAGTGGACTACTCCAAAGCTTACCCATtccagaatggaagtgggatcacatcaccatggattttgtgactggtttccctacgaccagaaacaagaaggatgctgtttgggtggtggtcgataggctaaccaagtcggctcatttcttggcaatcaagaagggggatggtgtggatgagattgtgcagatttacatcaatgaaatagtAAGGTTTCATGGTGTACCTGCAAGTATT atgaaggaagctcaggatagacaaaagagctatgcagacaagaggaggaagcatcttgagtttgaggttggtgacctagtgtatctcaagatgattaccttcagaggcaggaccagggtttctggaagaaggaaactggatCCTAGATACTTGGGTCCATTCAGGATCACAGATAGGGTGGGCGCAGTGgcatacaagttggatttgccatcagcaatggatgcatatcacaatgtgttccatgtgtcccaactaaggaagtgcctaTCCGAACATGAtgtggtgttgcctgagattcccaaagatcttggtaagaacctaaccttagagacaaggccggttcgaatcatagatagggcggagaaggcaacaaggaagaagacagtacctatgatcaaggtagtgtgggagagcaatggcaaggacattatcacttgggaaactgAGGCAAGGATGAAGGTTGAGTACCCTGAGTGGTATGATCAGTATGTTAGTGAAGATGCACTTggtctggattcgaggacgaatccctatcaagtgggggagacttgtcatgtccccgatcctagatag